In a genomic window of Myotis daubentonii chromosome X, mMyoDau2.1, whole genome shotgun sequence:
- the LOC132224455 gene encoding cytochrome b-245 heavy chain → MGNWAVNEGLSIFVILVWLGMNVFLFVWYYRVYDIPPKFFYTRKLLGSALALARAPAACLNFNCMLILLPVCRNLLSFLRGSSEFCSTRIRRQLDRNLTFHKMVAWMIALHTAIHTIAHLFNVEWCVNARVNNSDPYSIALSDIGDKPGETYLNFARERIKNPEGGLYVAVTRLAGITGIVITLCLILIITSSTKTIRRSYFEVFWYTHHLFVIFFIGLAIHGAERIVRGQTAESLKKHNITKCFRNISDWGKSKDCPVPQFYGNPPMTWKWIVGPMFLYLCERLVRFWRSQQKVVITKVVTHPFKTIELQMKKKGFKMEVGQYIFVKCPKVSKLEWHPFTLTSAPEEDFFSIHIRIVGDWTEGLFNACGCDKQEFQDAWKLPKIAVDGPFGTASEDVFSYEVVMLVGAGIGVTPFASILKSVWYKYCNNATNLKLKKIYFYWLCRDTHAFEWFADLLQLLETQMQERNNAGFLSYNIYLTGWDESQANHFAVHHDEEKDVITGLKQKTLYGRPNWDNEFKTIASQHPNTRIGVFLCGPEALAETLSKQSISNSESGPRGVHFIFNKENF, encoded by the exons ATGGGGAACTGGGCTGTGAATGAGGGTCTCTCCATCTTTGTCATT CTGGTATGGCTGGGCATGAACGTCTTCCTCTTTGTCTGGTATTACCGGGTTTATGATATTCCACCTAAGTTCTTTTACACTCGAAAACTTCTTGGG TCAGCACTGGCCTTGGCCAGGGCCCCTGCGGCCTGCCTGAATTTCAACTGCATGCTGATCTTGTTACCAGTCTGTCGAAATCTGCTCTCCTTCCTCAGGGGTTCCAGTGAG TTTTGCTCAACAAGAATTCGAAGACAACTGGACAGGAACCTCACCTTTCATAAAATGGTGGCATGGATGATTGCACTTCACACTG CGATTCACACCATTGCACATCTGTTTAATGTGGAGTGGTGTGTGAATGCCCGAGTCAACAATTCTGATCCTTACTCAATAGCACTGTCTGACATTGGAGATAAGCCTGGTGAAACTTACCTCAATTTTGCTCGAGAGAGAATCAAG AATCCTGAAGGAGGCCTGTATGTGGCTGTGACTCGGTTGGCAGGCATCACTGGAATTGTCATCACACTGTGCCTCATATTAATTATCACCTCTTCCACCAAAACCATCCGGAGGTCTTACTTTGAAGTGTTTTGGTACACACACCATCTATTTGTGATCTTCTTCATTGGCCTCGCCATCCATGGAGCTGA GCGAATTGTACGTGGGCAGACTGCAGAGAGTTTGAAGAAGCACAATATAACAAAATGTTTTCGAAACATCTCAGATTGGGGAAAATCAAAGGACTGCCCAGTCCCTCAGTTCTATGGCAACCCTCCTATG ACTTGGAAATGGATAGTGGGTCCCATGTTCCTGTACCTCTGTGAAAGGCTTGTACGATTTTGGCGATCTCAGCAGAAGGTGGTCATCACCAAG GTGGTGACTCATCCTTTCAAAACCATCGAGCTACAGATGAAGAAGAAGGGATTCAAGATGGAGGTGGGACAATATATTTTTGTCAAGTGTCCCAAGGTGTCCAAGCTGGAATGGCACCCTTTCACACTGACCTCTGCCCCTGAGGAAGACTTTTTTAGCATCCATATCCGCATTGTTGGGGACTGGACAGAGGGACTGTTCAATGCTTGTGGCTGTGATAAGCAGGAGTTTCAAGATGCCTGGAAATTACCTAA GATAGCTGTTGACGGGCCCTTTGGCACAGCCAGCGAAGATGTGTTCAGCTATGAGGTGGTGATGTTAGTGGGAGCAGGGATTGGGGTCACACCCTTTGCATCCATTCTCAAGTCAGTCTGGTACAAATATTGCAATAATGCCACCAATCTGAAGCTCAAAAAG ATCTACTTCTACTGGCTGTGCCGGGACACCCATGCCTTTGAGTGGTTTGCAGACTTGCTCCAGCTGTTGGAGACCCAGATGCAGGAGAGGAACAATGCTGGCTTCCTCAGCTATAACATCTACCTCACTGGCTGGGATGAGTCACAG GCCAATCACTTTGCTGTGCACCATGATGAAGAGAAAGATGTCATCACAGGCTTGAAACAAAAGACTTTGTATGGACGGCCCAACTGGGATAATGAGTTCAAGACAATTGCGAGTCAACACCCAAA TACCAGAATAGGAGTTTTCCTCTGTGGACCTGAAGCCTTGGCTGAAACCCTCAGTAAACAAAGCATCTCCAACTCTGAGTCTGGCCCTCGGGGagtgcatttcattttcaataagGAAAACTTCTAA